A genomic segment from Propionibacteriaceae bacterium ZF39 encodes:
- a CDS encoding YihY/virulence factor BrkB family protein, translated as MLWHTAAGCLRYRVTGLAAEVAFFALLSLPPLVFGLVGSIGFIARRFTVSEQGEFRSQVLILANRFLTPDTVADIIAPTLDEVLLTSRFEIVSIGFVIALWSGSRAMAVFVDAITIMYGLHGERGILKTRALSFGVYLGFMVGGAIILPVVVAGPRLVDQLLPDSLELLSRLYWPIVLLAGIAVLASLLHWATPVRNRWRSHVPGAALTVLAWIVGSAVLRWVLLAMTGSTSIFGPLATPIALILWLYLIAIAVLIGGALNAALAKEWPRFAGISPAEADHVLDALDEEDQLDNNDVKDSPERP; from the coding sequence GTGTTGTGGCATACGGCTGCCGGCTGCCTGCGCTATCGCGTCACGGGCCTGGCGGCCGAGGTGGCGTTCTTTGCGCTGCTGTCACTCCCCCCTCTGGTCTTCGGCCTGGTGGGCTCCATCGGTTTCATCGCGCGCCGTTTCACAGTGTCGGAACAGGGCGAGTTCCGCAGCCAGGTCCTCATCCTCGCCAACCGGTTCCTGACCCCCGACACGGTCGCCGACATCATCGCTCCGACGCTCGACGAGGTCCTGCTGACCAGTCGCTTCGAGATCGTCTCCATCGGCTTCGTCATCGCGCTGTGGAGCGGTTCACGCGCCATGGCCGTGTTCGTCGACGCGATCACGATCATGTACGGACTGCACGGCGAGCGCGGCATCCTCAAGACCCGCGCGCTGTCGTTCGGTGTCTATCTGGGGTTCATGGTGGGTGGGGCGATCATCCTTCCCGTCGTCGTGGCCGGCCCCCGGTTGGTCGATCAACTCCTGCCGGACTCCCTGGAACTCCTGTCCCGGCTCTATTGGCCCATCGTCCTGCTGGCCGGCATCGCCGTGCTGGCGAGCCTGCTGCACTGGGCCACGCCCGTGCGGAATCGTTGGCGATCCCACGTGCCGGGGGCGGCCCTGACCGTGCTGGCGTGGATCGTCGGTTCGGCTGTGCTGCGCTGGGTTCTCCTCGCCATGACGGGCAGCACCTCGATCTTCGGCCCGCTCGCGACCCCGATCGCGCTCATCCTGTGGCTCTATCTGATCGCCATTGCGGTCCTCATCGGAGGCGCGTTGAATGCGGCCCTGGCCAAGGAATGGCCACGATTCGCGGGCATCAGTCCCGCAGAGGCCGACCACGTGCTGGACGCCCTCGATGAGGAGGACCAACTGGATAACAATGATGTAAAGGACTCCCCGGAAAGACCGTGA